Proteins from a single region of Sediminitomix flava:
- a CDS encoding sodium-dependent transporter — MAARGGFSNKFGFIMAAAGSAVGLGNIWKFPFEVVDGGGAAFVIIYLLCCFLLCFPVMIAEVAIGRKTNLNAVESFKKLGFPRWSFIGLMGIISGVLILSFYNVVAGWTIGFTFQMIQGNFEIGQQFGHFIADWKTIMIYSTVFMIATAYIVAQGVSGGIEKASKILMPTLLVIIIGLTLYSFTQEGAMNGVEYYLIPDFSKVTIQTIYGALGQAFFSLSLGMGALITYGSYVGKKDNLISSAVYITLADVSIATLAGLMMFAFLFSQNLPYDEGGAGLIYTVLPGAFASMGSTLGPILGTLFFLLLSFAALTSTVSLLEVPVAYLVDTFGLRRKRAVWLTAGGIYLLGIPSLLGNGAVPELTEFITYVGANKAASFMDFVEGIASNTMLPIGGFLICIFTTYVWNTKNLVEEVKNGNPEFANSWIASYVTFALKYLCPIILGVISIVTILDKFLGIDIV; from the coding sequence ATGGCAGCTAGAGGAGGTTTCTCAAACAAATTTGGCTTCATCATGGCCGCAGCAGGTTCTGCAGTAGGTCTTGGAAATATATGGAAGTTCCCGTTTGAAGTAGTAGATGGAGGAGGGGCCGCATTCGTGATTATCTATTTACTTTGTTGTTTCTTACTCTGCTTTCCTGTAATGATCGCAGAAGTAGCAATTGGTCGTAAAACCAATTTAAATGCCGTTGAATCTTTCAAAAAATTAGGCTTTCCTAGATGGAGTTTTATAGGACTAATGGGTATTATCTCAGGAGTACTTATACTTTCATTTTATAATGTAGTAGCCGGTTGGACGATTGGTTTCACTTTCCAAATGATCCAAGGAAATTTTGAAATTGGACAACAATTTGGGCATTTCATTGCTGATTGGAAAACAATCATGATTTACTCAACAGTATTCATGATCGCAACAGCTTATATTGTAGCTCAAGGTGTTTCTGGAGGTATTGAGAAAGCCTCAAAAATATTGATGCCTACACTTCTTGTTATCATTATTGGGTTGACTCTTTACTCTTTCACTCAAGAAGGTGCGATGAATGGTGTAGAGTATTACCTTATTCCAGACTTTAGTAAAGTAACTATTCAGACGATATATGGCGCTTTAGGGCAGGCGTTTTTCTCACTGTCTTTAGGAATGGGAGCTCTAATTACTTATGGTAGTTATGTAGGTAAAAAAGACAACTTGATAAGCTCTGCAGTATATATAACACTTGCAGATGTGTCTATAGCAACATTGGCTGGTCTGATGATGTTTGCATTCTTATTCTCGCAAAATTTACCTTACGATGAAGGTGGAGCAGGATTAATTTACACTGTCCTTCCAGGTGCATTTGCTTCAATGGGAAGTACGTTAGGACCGATCTTAGGTACTTTATTCTTTTTACTTCTTTCATTTGCTGCATTGACATCTACAGTATCATTATTGGAAGTGCCTGTAGCATACTTGGTAGATACTTTTGGATTAAGAAGAAAAAGAGCTGTTTGGCTTACTGCAGGAGGAATTTATTTATTAGGTATTCCATCCCTACTTGGTAATGGAGCTGTGCCAGAGTTAACCGAATTCATCACATATGTTGGAGCAAACAAAGCTGCTTCATTTATGGATTTCGTTGAAGGTATCGCAAGTAATACAATGTTACCAATTGGAGGGTTCTTGATTTGTATCTTTACTACTTATGTTTGGAATACAAAGAATCTTGTAGAAGAAGTAAAAAATGGTAATCCCGAGTTTGCTAACTCTTGGATTGCTAGTTATGTAACATTTGCTCTAAAATATCTATGTCCAATTATTCTTGGTGTGATATCTATTGTTACTATTTTAGATAAATTCTTGGGAATTGATATAGTTTAA
- a CDS encoding DUF3592 domain-containing protein, whose product MSVLFITAVLGFGILSIIYFVVSSQSFEISPFIQTEGKIVAYFKDELHANYFPIVEYVTEKGDTLRFKSKQALINKLEKGTKVILYYNQKSPNNSAFIELSNHKSTVEGGVIFTAIVLILISCCIYSLLFLLF is encoded by the coding sequence ATGTCTGTACTTTTTATAACCGCCGTTCTTGGGTTTGGTATATTGTCAATCATTTATTTTGTTGTGAGTTCACAATCTTTTGAAATTTCACCCTTTATTCAAACAGAGGGTAAAATTGTAGCTTACTTTAAAGATGAATTGCATGCCAATTACTTCCCAATTGTTGAGTACGTAACTGAAAAAGGAGATACTCTCCGTTTTAAAAGTAAACAAGCACTCATTAACAAATTAGAAAAGGGAACAAAAGTAATTTTATATTACAATCAGAAGTCTCCTAACAATTCTGCTTTTATTGAATTGTCAAATCACAAATCGACCGTTGAAGGAGGCGTAATCTTCACCGCTATAGTATTAATACTTATCAGCTGTTGTATTTATTCTTTACTGTTTCTTCTTTTCTAA
- a CDS encoding lysophospholipid acyltransferase family protein yields MTTRLSNFNYKREKRRKKSNSLFTTSKLLRRDAFGNVVFLKRSLISLLATTTYWRFNIFNKLEVEGMEHLENLPDTNVLFISNHQTYYSDVIAFYHVFSSAKWGFNNHINLPLYVLSPRANTYYVAAEETMKQSGLLPKIFSLTGAVTVRRSWRSKGQSVNRGADTSAPDKIKKALSEGWVVNFPQGTTSPYAPIRKGTANLIKSFEPVVVPIVIDGFRRAFDKKGLKLKKRGSTLRVRIKPPMNYQKDDKIEDIVAKVQQEIEQVRPETVS; encoded by the coding sequence ATGACGACCAGATTATCAAATTTTAACTACAAGAGAGAAAAGAGGAGGAAAAAGAGTAACTCTTTATTCACGACCTCTAAATTACTGCGAAGGGACGCTTTTGGGAATGTAGTTTTCTTAAAAAGGTCTCTGATCAGTTTACTTGCCACTACTACTTATTGGAGATTTAATATTTTCAATAAACTTGAAGTAGAAGGAATGGAACATTTAGAAAATCTTCCAGACACCAACGTATTATTTATTTCAAATCATCAGACGTATTACAGTGATGTAATCGCTTTTTATCATGTATTCTCAAGTGCCAAATGGGGATTTAATAACCATATTAACCTCCCTTTGTATGTATTAAGCCCTAGAGCTAATACATACTATGTAGCTGCTGAAGAAACGATGAAGCAGAGTGGGTTACTTCCTAAAATCTTCTCTTTAACAGGAGCAGTTACTGTACGTAGATCATGGCGTTCGAAAGGACAAAGTGTGAATCGTGGAGCTGATACGAGTGCTCCAGATAAAATTAAAAAAGCCTTATCTGAAGGTTGGGTAGTGAATTTTCCGCAAGGAACGACAAGCCCTTATGCACCTATTCGTAAAGGAACAGCAAACCTTATCAAGTCTTTTGAGCCAGTAGTTGTCCCAATTGTGATTGATGGATTCAGAAGGGCATTTGATAAGAAAGGCTTAAAATTGAAAAAAAGAGGGAGTACACTAAGAGTGAGAATTAAACCTCCTATGAATTATCAAAAAGATGATAAAATTGAGGATATTGTCGCTAAAGTACAGCAAGAAATTGAGCAAGTACGTCCAGAAACAGTTTCTTAA
- a CDS encoding ribonucleoside-diphosphate reductase small subunit: protein MNPNTNEPLLQENKDRFVLFPIQHHDIWEFYKKAEASFWTAEEIDLSQDLKDWANLTDDERHFISHVLAFFAASDGIVNENLAENFVAEVQYTEAKFFYGFQIAIENIHSETYSLLIDTYVKDSAQKDYLFKAIDNLDCVKKKAEWALRWIDKGSFTERLIAFAAVEGIFFSGSFCSIFWLKKRGLMPGLSFSNELISRDEGLHCDFACLLYNNHIVNKLDESTVVEIIKDAVSIEQEFVNDAIPVRLIGMNADLMNQYIEFVADRLLLALGYSKIYNSENPFDFMELISLQGKTNFFEKRVSEYQKAGVIKGDGEDKPKFSLDEDF from the coding sequence ATGAACCCAAACACTAATGAACCACTATTGCAGGAAAATAAAGATCGTTTTGTCTTATTTCCAATTCAACACCATGACATCTGGGAGTTTTATAAAAAAGCAGAGGCTAGTTTTTGGACTGCGGAAGAAATAGATTTAAGCCAAGACTTAAAAGATTGGGCAAATCTGACCGATGATGAGAGACATTTTATATCTCATGTACTTGCATTTTTTGCCGCTAGTGATGGAATTGTCAATGAAAACTTGGCAGAGAATTTTGTGGCTGAAGTACAATATACCGAAGCTAAATTCTTTTATGGTTTTCAAATCGCAATTGAAAATATTCACTCTGAGACTTATTCATTACTTATAGATACTTATGTCAAAGATTCAGCTCAAAAAGATTATTTATTCAAAGCAATTGATAACCTAGATTGCGTTAAAAAGAAAGCAGAATGGGCTTTGCGTTGGATTGACAAAGGTTCGTTTACAGAACGGTTGATTGCATTTGCAGCTGTAGAAGGTATCTTTTTTTCAGGTAGTTTTTGTTCGATTTTTTGGTTAAAAAAACGTGGTCTGATGCCAGGACTGAGTTTTTCTAACGAGTTAATTTCAAGAGATGAAGGTTTGCATTGCGATTTTGCATGTTTATTGTACAACAACCATATCGTGAATAAGCTTGATGAGTCAACTGTTGTCGAGATCATAAAAGACGCAGTTAGTATTGAGCAAGAATTTGTAAATGATGCAATACCTGTCAGGTTGATCGGAATGAATGCTGATTTAATGAATCAGTATATAGAGTTTGTAGCAGATCGCTTATTATTAGCTTTAGGATATTCTAAAATCTATAATTCAGAAAATCCGTTTGATTTTATGGAGTTAATATCACTTCAAGGGAAAACTAATTTCTTTGAAAAAAGAGTATCTGAGTATCAGAAAGCAGGAGTTATAAAGGGAGATGGTGAAGATAAACCAAAGTTTAGTCTTGATGAAGATTTTTAA
- the rplU gene encoding 50S ribosomal protein L21 codes for MYAIVEIAGQQFKVEENKYIYTHKLEAEAGASVEFDNVLLIDSDSSIEVGAPKVDGAKVTGKVLGHVKGEKVLVFKKKRRKGYKVKNGHRQQFTKVLIEGISK; via the coding sequence ATGTACGCAATAGTAGAAATAGCTGGGCAGCAATTTAAGGTAGAAGAAAACAAATATATCTACACACATAAATTGGAAGCTGAAGCAGGTGCTTCAGTTGAATTCGACAATGTTTTGTTGATTGATTCCGATTCTTCTATCGAAGTTGGCGCTCCTAAAGTTGATGGTGCTAAAGTAACTGGAAAAGTTCTTGGGCACGTAAAAGGTGAAAAAGTTCTTGTATTCAAAAAGAAAAGAAGAAAAGGATACAAAGTAAAGAACGGTCACAGACAACAGTTCACTAAAGTTTTGATTGAAGGAATCTCTAAATAA
- the rpmA gene encoding 50S ribosomal protein L27, giving the protein MAHKKGVGSSKNGRESESKRLGVKIFGGQAATAGNILVRQRGTKHHPGKNVGLGKDHTLFALVDGTVEFKKGYRGKSYVSINPAN; this is encoded by the coding sequence ATGGCTCACAAAAAAGGTGTCGGTTCTTCGAAAAACGGTAGAGAATCGGAAAGTAAACGTCTTGGTGTAAAAATCTTTGGTGGTCAAGCTGCAACTGCAGGTAACATCTTGGTAAGACAAAGAGGTACAAAACACCACCCAGGTAAAAATGTTGGTCTAGGTAAAGATCATACATTATTTGCTCTTGTTGACGGAACTGTAGAGTTCAAAAAAGGATACAGAGGCAAATCATATGTTAGCATAAATCCTGCTAACTAA